Below is a genomic region from Cytophagales bacterium.
GGAGCATCATGCTCTGGAACATTAATTTCTAGTAACATAGCTTTGACAGCCGGCCACTGTATTGGTACCGTGAACTCCTTTGATGAATTTATTTGGAAGGGTGGGAAAGGTCTCTATGTTTCACCTTCCCACGTCAATGGGTTTCCCCAGAACCTGATTGGGAAAATCAAAGTGACGCACATAATTATTTTAAAAAAATTCTACAATAATAGCTTAGACTTCCCAAATGATTATGCTTTACTGGTTTTAGAAGATCCGGTAGGTAGTTCAATCGGGTGGATGGGACTTAGCTACCATCAAAATGATTCAATATTAAACAGTACTATGGTTTCCTACAATTTCGGATATCCTGCAACTTCAGGATATAATGGAAAAGATATGTTCTACAATTATGGAATTGTGGTAACTAATTTTTTCTGGGGTGAATTTAATAATGGAGTACCTGGTATTACGGGACAAAGTGGAAGTTGCTTTTTTTATGTTGATGGAAACAAATACCTAATGTACGGAATCTATGTTTTCTCTACTACGAACGATCTTTTCACAAAGAATAGAGTTTGGGAAATTCAGAAAATGATGGATCACGCCTCCACATTAGTTAGTGTCCCTGATCTTTCAATTACCAAGTTCAGTCTGGTAAATGTCTTTCCAAATCCAATGAATCAAACAGCAGTATTGACACTCGACACAGCGGTACGAGGAAACAATAGTGCATTCTCCATTGACCTATATGACATTTCAGGGCTGCTGGTTATGCGGGAAAGCCTAATCAACTGCTGTGAGTATGAACTTCAAAAAGGTAACCTGGAAAGTGGACTCTATACTGTATTGGTTTATGATAGTAAATCAATAATAGGTACTACTAAAATTGTCGTCAATTAATGTTCAAACGATTATTAATTTTAACTTTTTGGATAGTAGAAATGATGTAGTAGCTTTGTGGGAAAACTTTTTAATTGTAGAAAGATTAAAATATTGCTCATAATTAATTTATAAATTTGTGTATATGAAACAATTGATATCTGTATTGGGATACCTGGTGTTTTACGTTACACTCAACCAATTTCCTGCCATTGCCCAGTTCACGGATGACTTTTCGGATGGGAATTTTACGAGTAATCCTGTGTGGAGCGGAGACGACACAGTTTGGACCGTTATTGGTGGCGAGTTGCGTTCAAATAGTTCTACTATAAACTCTGGTTTCTATCTAAGTACTGCATCATCTGTTATTCAAAACACTCAATGGGAGTTTTATTGTAATTTAAAATTAGCTACTAGTGGGGCAAGATATGCCGATGTTTTTTTAGTATCC
It encodes:
- a CDS encoding trypsin-like serine protease; the encoded protein is MTLKDFHILKLLLSALILSVITTCAYSQCDTIVIYTVADSTEQFVVIPCDSDSTSTYGEILGNVGSMGNITQLLTDSASVPFTPLALAENDYNLLSYPVRTNLALVWSDSIVEQGASCSGTLISSNIALTAGHCIGTVNSFDEFIWKGGKGLYVSPSHVNGFPQNLIGKIKVTHIIILKKFYNNSLDFPNDYALLVLEDPVGSSIGWMGLSYHQNDSILNSTMVSYNFGYPATSGYNGKDMFYNYGIVVTNFFWGEFNNGVPGITGQSGSCFFYVDGNKYLMYGIYVFSTTNDLFTKNRVWEIQKMMDHASTLVSVPDLSITKFSLVNVFPNPMNQTAVLTLDTAVRGNNSAFSIDLYDISGLLVMRESLINCCEYELQKGNLESGLYTVLVYDSKSIIGTTKIVVN